One Phaseolus vulgaris cultivar G19833 chromosome 11, P. vulgaris v2.0, whole genome shotgun sequence genomic window carries:
- the LOC137823133 gene encoding cytosolic sulfotransferase 15-like, giving the protein MALASHKQANEENELILSLPKEIGLSAAPYLHFFQDFWCPPYCIEGVNNFQKHFHAKDNDVLVASFPKSGTTWLKALTFAIVNHQSFPSFNHHPLLSSNPHELVSILEFMLSHDLHDQILSLSNMSEPRVLGTHLPFSSLAESITKSSWKIIYICRNPFDTFVSVWEFITKAKSVSSPKFTFEEAFEKYCNGIIGFGPWWSHMLGYWKESITRPNKVLFLKYEDLKEDTKFHVKRIAEFLDSPIIQGGESSTLIENIVNLCRFEKMKDLEVNKSGCIFTFFEKKTLFRKGEIGDWINYFSPSMIEKLSKIVEEKLGGSGLSFKIHS; this is encoded by the coding sequence ATGGCTTTGGCAAGTCACAAACAAGCAAATGAAGAAAATGAGCTAATCCTTTCCCTTCCCAAGGAGATCGGTTTGAGTGCAGCTCCCTATCTCCATTTCTTTCAAGATTTCTGGTGCCCACCATATTGTATTGAAGGAgtgaacaactttcaaaaacattttcatgcAAAAGACAATGATGTTCTTGTTGCCAGCTTTCCAAAATCAGGAACTACCTGGTTGAAAGCCCTTACTTTTGCCATTGTAAATCAtcaaagttttccctctttcAACCATCATCCATTACTCTCTTCCAATCCTCATGAACTTGTGTCCATCCTTGAATTTATGTTGTCTCATGATTTGCATGACCAAATTCTTTCCCTCTCCAACATGAGTGAGCCAAGAGTTCTTGGTACTCACTTACCATTTTCTTCTTTAGCTGAATCCATCACAAAATCCAGTTGGAAGATCATTTATATATGTAGAAATCCATTTGATACTTTTGTTTCAGTATGGGAATTCATTACTAAAGCGAAGTCAGTGTCTTCACCTAAATTCACTTTCGAGGAAGCATTTGAAAAGTATTGCAATGGGATAATTGGGTTTGGTCCATGGTGGAGTCATATGTTAGGTTACTGGAAGGAGAGCATAACTAGACCAAACAAGGTTTTGTTCTTAAAGTATGAAGATCTTAAAGAGGATACAAAATTTCATGTGAAAAGAATTGCAGAGTTTTTGGACTCTCCTATCATTCAAGGAGGAGAGAGTAGCACACTGATTGAAAACATAGTCAATCTATGTAGATTTGAGAAGATGAAAGATTTGGAAGTGAACAAATCAGGATGCATATTCACTTTTTTTGAGAAGAAAACTCTCTTTCGTAAGGGTGAAATAGGAGATTGGATAAATTACTTTTCTCCTTCTATGATAGAAAAGTTATCCAAAATTGTTGAAGAAAAATTAGGTGGATCAGGCTTATCATTTAAAATACATTCCTAA